A genomic segment from uncultured Desulfuromonas sp. encodes:
- a CDS encoding YitT family protein, with amino-acid sequence MSFTRDYSYTVPWNLMLIVVGSVIQAVGFKAIATVHGFVPSGLFGLATLIEYKTALFDAGIWYLLLNVPMFILGYLLISRRFLAYSFVAMLTVSVAYSNLDLVVNIQNQLYAAVCFGVISGAGAGLVLRSLGSNGGLDVIAVIANQRFNVGIGKTYFIFNLVLYSVSFISLDNDLVIASLIAAFVASVCMDYSLSMFSQRKLCLIVSEHNDAIAHKVMHTLKIGATFLEGVGAYKNETRRVLMVVTNNIQLKRLEEIAFTIDPHSLFIVENTFNVIGSTFSRRKIY; translated from the coding sequence TTGTCTTTTACACGGGATTACAGTTATACCGTCCCCTGGAATCTGATGTTAATTGTCGTTGGTTCGGTGATTCAGGCCGTTGGTTTCAAAGCCATTGCCACAGTGCATGGTTTTGTCCCCAGTGGCTTGTTCGGTCTGGCGACTCTGATTGAGTACAAGACGGCATTGTTTGATGCCGGGATCTGGTATCTGCTGCTCAACGTGCCGATGTTTATTCTTGGCTATCTGTTGATCAGCCGCCGGTTTCTCGCCTACAGTTTTGTTGCCATGCTCACGGTTTCCGTGGCGTACAGCAACCTTGATCTGGTGGTGAACATCCAGAATCAATTGTATGCGGCCGTGTGCTTCGGCGTGATCAGTGGGGCCGGGGCCGGTTTGGTACTGCGTTCTCTGGGCTCCAACGGCGGCTTGGATGTGATCGCGGTGATTGCCAACCAGCGCTTCAATGTCGGCATCGGTAAAACCTATTTTATCTTCAACCTCGTCCTGTATTCGGTCAGTTTTATCAGTCTTGATAACGATCTGGTCATCGCCTCGCTGATTGCCGCTTTTGTCGCGTCCGTGTGCATGGATTACAGTCTGTCCATGTTCAGCCAGCGCAAGCTGTGCCTGATTGTTTCCGAACATAATGATGCCATTGCCCATAAAGTAATGCACACCCTGAAAATCGGTGCTACGTTTCTCGAAGGTGTCGGCGCGTATAAAAACGAAACCCGTCGGGTGCTGATGGTGGTGACCAACAATATCCAGCTCAAACGGTTGGAAGAGATTGCCTTTACCATTGATCCGCACAGCCTGTTTATTGTTGAAAATACCTTTAACGTCATCGGTTCGACCTTTTCGCGACGGAAAATTTACTGA
- a CDS encoding chemotaxis protein CheD yields MRKEIYEGNTRIIIDPGEYYVSDSPVMISTLLGSCVAVCLFDPVNKVMGMNHFLVSHNRVPLVHTEAGRYGVHAMELLINDMLHLGAKRLYLKAKAFGGGNVLKGLRSGQNGMTVGEANVKFTKEFLSREGIELISESFGGESGRVVHFSYGTFSVYVRKVQGAGVGERLAMRDQNCWLYAIGQQKKIISRAKDIHLWDI; encoded by the coding sequence ATGAGAAAAGAGATATATGAAGGCAATACGCGAATTATTATTGATCCGGGAGAATACTATGTATCCGATTCTCCGGTCATGATTTCAACCCTTCTGGGTTCCTGTGTTGCGGTTTGTCTTTTTGATCCTGTCAACAAGGTGATGGGGATGAATCATTTTCTTGTGAGTCATAATCGCGTGCCATTAGTGCACACTGAGGCTGGGCGCTATGGTGTGCATGCGATGGAACTGCTTATCAACGATATGCTTCATCTTGGGGCTAAAAGACTCTATTTAAAAGCAAAGGCTTTTGGCGGCGGGAATGTATTGAAAGGCTTGAGGTCCGGTCAAAATGGGATGACTGTCGGGGAGGCGAATGTCAAATTCACCAAAGAATTTTTAAGCCGTGAGGGCATTGAACTGATCTCAGAAAGTTTTGGTGGAGAGAGTGGTCGAGTCGTTCATTTTTCCTATGGAACGTTTAGTGTGTATGTAAGAAAGGTTCAAGGTGCCGGTGTTGGAGAACGTCTGGCAATGCGTGACCAAAATTGCTGGTTGTATGCGATTGGCCAGCAGAAGAAAATAATCTCTCGGGCCAAAGATATTCACTTGTGGGATATCTGA
- the tnpA gene encoding IS200/IS605 family transposase, with product MSGFRKLTHAIWHCQYHIVWVPEYRFRILEGELAKEVRACIRIFSGQSQCEVVELNIQKDHVHLIVMVPPKVSISELMGRLKGRSAIRILKQHPELRKKRYWGNHFWAPGYCVDTVGMDAEMIRRYVWYQEKHEKKVEQQQLNL from the coding sequence ATGAGCGGATTTCGCAAGTTAACACATGCCATATGGCACTGCCAGTACCACATTGTCTGGGTGCCGGAGTATCGTTTCCGCATATTGGAAGGTGAGCTGGCCAAAGAGGTACGAGCTTGTATTCGAATATTCAGCGGACAAAGCCAGTGTGAAGTTGTCGAGCTGAACATTCAAAAGGACCATGTTCATCTGATAGTGATGGTGCCACCGAAGGTTTCAATATCGGAACTGATGGGGCGTTTGAAAGGACGATCAGCGATAAGAATATTGAAGCAACATCCAGAGTTACGAAAGAAACGCTATTGGGGGAATCACTTTTGGGCCCCCGGATATTGCGTTGATACTGTTGGAATGGATGCGGAGATGATTCGCCGCTATGTGTGGTATCAAGAGAAACACGAAAAGAAAGTGGAACAACAGCAACTTAATTTGTAA
- a CDS encoding chemotaxis response regulator protein-glutamate methylesterase, whose protein sequence is MAKVKVLIVDDSAVVRQALQDVLESDPQIEVMATASDPFVAAERMKKQIPDVITLDVEMPRMDGLTFLQKIMSQHPIPVVICSSLVEKDSETLLKAMEFGAIDIIQKPLLGTKTFIEESRVLICDAIKAAAKTSGSLQPIRQRKVEPKHTADVVLSRASSKAMVQTTEKIIAVGASTGGTEALRVFLEQFPMDAPGIVVVQHMPENFTRGFAQRLDTLCQMSVKEAENGDSVVRGHVLIAPGNRHMLLKRSGARYYVELKDGPLVSRHRPSVDVLFRSTARYAGKNAIGVILTGMGDDGAKGMREMKEAGAVNFAQDEATCVVFGMPNEAIKLGGVDKVLALGQIPRKVLDLC, encoded by the coding sequence ATGGCAAAGGTTAAGGTCTTGATTGTTGATGATTCCGCAGTTGTGCGACAGGCGCTGCAGGATGTATTGGAAAGCGATCCGCAAATTGAAGTCATGGCTACTGCAAGTGATCCTTTCGTTGCAGCGGAAAGGATGAAAAAACAGATTCCTGATGTTATCACCCTTGATGTTGAAATGCCGCGTATGGATGGATTGACTTTTCTTCAAAAGATCATGAGTCAACATCCAATACCAGTAGTCATTTGCTCAAGTCTTGTTGAAAAAGATTCCGAAACCTTGCTCAAAGCAATGGAGTTTGGTGCGATTGATATTATCCAAAAGCCTTTATTGGGCACCAAAACCTTTATCGAGGAATCCCGGGTTCTGATCTGTGATGCGATTAAAGCCGCGGCGAAAACCTCCGGAAGTTTGCAACCCATTCGCCAACGTAAAGTTGAGCCCAAACATACCGCTGACGTTGTTTTGTCGCGCGCCAGTTCAAAGGCCATGGTTCAGACAACGGAGAAAATTATCGCGGTTGGGGCTTCCACCGGCGGCACTGAGGCTCTGCGTGTTTTTTTAGAGCAGTTTCCCATGGATGCACCGGGGATTGTTGTTGTCCAGCATATGCCGGAGAACTTTACCCGTGGTTTTGCTCAACGATTGGATACTTTGTGTCAGATGAGCGTCAAGGAAGCCGAAAATGGTGATTCTGTGGTTCGTGGTCATGTTCTGATCGCTCCGGGTAATCGCCATATGCTGCTTAAGCGAAGTGGTGCCCGTTATTATGTAGAGCTAAAAGATGGCCCTTTGGTATCGCGCCATCGTCCTTCCGTCGACGTTCTGTTTCGCAGTACGGCACGCTATGCTGGTAAAAACGCTATCGGTGTGATTTTGACAGGCATGGGGGATGATGGAGCCAAAGGGATGAGGGAAATGAAAGAGGCCGGAGCCGTTAATTTTGCTCAAGATGAAGCGACCTGTGTGGTATTCGGTATGCCAAACGAAGCGATTAAACTTGGCGGTGTTGATAAGGTCCTCGCTTTAGGCCAGATTCCGCGCAAAGTGCTAGATTTGTGTTAA
- a CDS encoding protein-glutamate O-methyltransferase encodes MVLTEQDFDRLSRYIYQELGITLSEKKKTMLTGRLSKRIRALRLGSITDYCDFLFSDEGQALERVHLFDVITTNKTDFFRESNHFDYLTQNILPGWQQRLSTSRSFKIWSAGCSSGEEPYTMAMVLEDYANKQSTRSFDYEIIATDISTKVLDHAKQAIYHSDRIQPVPMEMRSRYLLRSKDRNNPLVRIAPVLRKKIRFGRLNFMDADFSLPHQMDVIFCRNVIIYFDKETQERLVCKFCRKLQPGGFLFLGHSESLHGFNVPLTQVAPTVYQCC; translated from the coding sequence ATGGTTTTGACAGAACAGGACTTTGACCGGCTTAGCCGTTATATTTATCAAGAGCTGGGTATCACTTTATCAGAAAAAAAGAAGACGATGCTCACAGGCCGTTTGTCAAAACGGATTAGGGCTTTGAGGCTTGGCAGCATCACGGATTACTGTGATTTTCTTTTTAGTGATGAGGGGCAGGCGCTAGAGCGAGTACATCTGTTTGACGTGATTACCACCAATAAAACGGACTTTTTCCGTGAATCCAACCATTTTGATTATCTAACTCAAAATATCCTTCCTGGTTGGCAACAGAGGCTTTCGACATCGCGTTCATTCAAAATTTGGAGTGCCGGTTGCTCTTCAGGGGAAGAGCCCTATACCATGGCCATGGTCTTGGAGGATTACGCCAACAAGCAGTCCACACGTTCTTTTGATTACGAGATTATTGCCACGGATATTTCCACCAAAGTGCTTGATCATGCCAAACAGGCCATTTACCACAGTGACCGGATCCAACCGGTTCCCATGGAGATGCGTTCACGCTATCTGTTGCGCAGTAAAGACCGAAACAACCCACTCGTACGTATTGCCCCTGTGTTGCGTAAGAAAATCCGTTTTGGCCGATTGAACTTTATGGATGCAGACTTTAGCCTGCCACATCAGATGGATGTCATCTTTTGCCGCAATGTCATTATCTACTTCGATAAAGAGACTCAGGAACGGCTTGTCTGTAAATTCTGTCGAAAATTACAGCCGGGAGGTTTTCTGTTCCTCGGTCATTCTGAATCGCTGCACGGTTTTAATGTGCCGTTAACCCAAGTGGCTCCGACTGTGTATCAGTGCTGTTGA
- a CDS encoding EAL domain-containing protein — protein sequence MKIRTQFLFVVVLSCVLSLTATLFFFNGKVKENISGRLTAQARSICSLLSLYQNQCRSSLLPGATSQAVHTENLLTASAQKLSNAGQDGIQIRYAARFPNNVNHQLLQGDDSFIELFRENKQLAESSSLVEVPAMVFRYVQPIFYQDVCLGCHTNIQPDPSNDIAPALLIVEIPYTAFREEQKSKFYAIAAINSAGYFAMFIVLMMFLQKTVLKRLQGLETAAIRLGEGTYDQVELVYRDKAKNEFDILTNAFYEMKKAVVTREVSLKQKNRQIYSMFHSHQSIMFLLDSENYLVLDTNVAAEHFYGMSIEALKAKSFYGLHGIAESELSRLLSSCLDHSKEFFELPYQHVGGLRCLEVRLSRVVADQKKCLFLIVHDITEQQNVRQQIATERAFFQMVIDNMVDPVLVMDTSRHIKKANRAAIALADGKIEETTEVCCYEAFQRGSLPCDYQSQSCPMSTVLKTGKPASVIKHLDVKNKTYEIQASPYFDDMGNILGVIESFRDITKRLEVENSLVEHERKIYDLTHYDAVTGLPNRSVLIDRLNQAIYRALFNNSSLALISLTLDRFKKINETMGHHVGDCLLQEIAQRLKKLTCDHSSLAKDSGSQFFLLIEGDPKEAVSDFADQVLTEVKQSFFANGQELIPSGSIGIAFYPDHAENATELLARADVAMRLSKDDMGGGAVMVYDPKYGEVAPQSLRMEAELKHALENNQLHLHYQPQFDLENGDLVGVEALIRWNHPTEGPVSPGEFIPLAEETGLIHPLGRWVLHEACRQAKFWQNNFARIVPVAVNVSSLQLKKNNFVHVLEECLNEFQIDPQLIELEITESAVMDRLEKSMELLNAIKGLGFNLAIDDFGTGYSSLSYLKKFPFSKLKIDRSFVMDLETDENDAAIITAIISMATSLGLKTIAEGVETVEQKHFLTDHGCDEVQGFLLSRPLSSDAIEEMYLSSTNDA from the coding sequence ATGAAAATTCGTACTCAGTTTCTGTTTGTTGTTGTTCTCTCTTGTGTCCTCTCGTTGACAGCAACACTGTTTTTTTTCAATGGAAAAGTCAAAGAGAATATTTCCGGACGTCTTACTGCGCAAGCACGCAGTATCTGCTCCCTGCTCTCTCTTTATCAAAATCAATGTCGCTCAAGTCTCTTGCCGGGGGCAACGTCGCAAGCAGTTCATACGGAAAATCTTTTAACTGCATCAGCACAGAAGCTTTCTAATGCCGGTCAGGATGGTATCCAGATTCGTTATGCTGCGCGGTTTCCAAATAACGTAAACCACCAGCTTTTACAAGGCGATGACTCTTTTATAGAGCTTTTCAGGGAGAATAAGCAACTCGCTGAGTCCAGCAGTCTTGTTGAAGTGCCGGCGATGGTTTTTCGTTATGTTCAACCGATCTTTTATCAGGATGTCTGTTTGGGGTGCCATACAAATATACAACCAGACCCGAGCAACGATATCGCACCGGCTCTTCTCATCGTAGAAATTCCCTATACAGCCTTTCGCGAGGAACAAAAAAGTAAATTTTACGCAATCGCAGCAATTAATTCAGCGGGATATTTTGCAATGTTTATCGTTTTGATGATGTTCTTGCAGAAGACCGTTCTTAAGAGATTGCAGGGCTTGGAAACTGCAGCTATTCGACTCGGAGAGGGAACCTATGATCAGGTGGAGTTAGTTTACCGCGATAAAGCAAAAAATGAATTCGATATTCTGACAAATGCTTTTTATGAAATGAAAAAAGCGGTTGTAACGCGTGAAGTCAGCCTTAAGCAGAAAAATCGCCAAATTTACAGCATGTTCCATTCTCACCAGTCGATTATGTTTCTTCTTGATTCTGAGAACTACCTTGTCCTGGATACCAATGTAGCTGCAGAACACTTCTATGGCATGTCGATTGAGGCACTTAAGGCCAAAAGTTTTTATGGGCTACACGGAATTGCAGAGTCAGAACTTAGCCGTCTTTTATCTTCCTGCCTTGACCACAGCAAAGAGTTTTTTGAGCTGCCTTATCAACATGTGGGGGGACTGCGTTGCCTCGAAGTGCGGTTAAGTCGTGTCGTAGCAGATCAAAAAAAGTGCCTGTTTCTGATTGTTCACGATATTACAGAGCAGCAAAACGTCCGTCAGCAGATAGCAACGGAGCGTGCGTTTTTTCAGATGGTGATCGATAATATGGTCGATCCTGTTTTGGTCATGGATACCTCTCGTCATATCAAAAAAGCAAATCGGGCTGCCATAGCTCTGGCGGATGGAAAAATCGAGGAAACGACAGAAGTCTGCTGTTATGAAGCATTTCAGCGCGGTAGCCTGCCCTGTGATTATCAGTCCCAGTCCTGTCCAATGTCCACGGTTTTGAAAACTGGAAAACCAGCTTCCGTTATCAAACATCTTGATGTGAAAAATAAAACCTATGAAATTCAAGCCTCGCCATACTTTGATGACATGGGAAATATATTAGGTGTGATCGAATCATTTCGTGATATTACCAAGCGGCTTGAGGTGGAGAATAGCTTGGTCGAACATGAACGTAAGATCTACGATTTGACCCATTATGACGCTGTAACCGGATTGCCGAACCGTTCCGTGCTGATTGACCGTCTTAACCAAGCCATTTACCGGGCACTATTTAATAATTCTTCTTTAGCCCTTATAAGTTTGACACTTGATCGTTTCAAAAAAATAAATGAGACCATGGGGCATCATGTCGGTGACTGTCTATTGCAGGAAATTGCTCAACGGTTGAAAAAACTCACATGTGATCATTCTTCGCTGGCAAAAGATTCTGGAAGCCAGTTCTTTTTATTGATTGAAGGGGACCCGAAAGAGGCGGTGTCTGATTTTGCTGATCAGGTTTTGACCGAGGTCAAGCAGAGTTTTTTTGCCAACGGACAAGAATTGATTCCTTCAGGAAGCATAGGTATTGCTTTCTACCCTGACCATGCCGAGAATGCCACCGAATTACTGGCCCGTGCAGATGTTGCGATGCGTCTGTCTAAAGACGATATGGGTGGTGGGGCCGTGATGGTTTATGATCCAAAATATGGTGAGGTTGCCCCTCAAAGCTTGCGTATGGAAGCTGAACTTAAACATGCCTTAGAGAACAATCAACTTCATCTTCATTATCAACCACAATTCGATCTTGAAAATGGTGACCTCGTCGGGGTTGAAGCCCTGATTCGCTGGAATCATCCAACTGAAGGACCAGTATCTCCTGGTGAGTTTATTCCCCTTGCGGAAGAAACTGGTCTGATCCATCCGCTTGGTCGTTGGGTGCTCCACGAGGCGTGTCGACAAGCGAAATTCTGGCAAAACAACTTTGCTCGCATCGTGCCCGTCGCTGTAAATGTTTCGAGCCTGCAGTTGAAAAAGAACAACTTTGTTCATGTGTTGGAAGAATGCCTGAATGAATTTCAGATAGATCCTCAATTGATTGAACTGGAAATTACGGAAAGTGCAGTTATGGATCGTTTGGAAAAATCCATGGAATTGCTAAATGCCATTAAAGGTCTCGGCTTCAATCTGGCGATCGATGATTTTGGCACTGGCTATTCATCTCTGAGCTATTTAAAAAAGTTCCCGTTTTCAAAGCTGAAAATAGATCGTTCTTTTGTTATGGATCTGGAAACTGACGAGAATGATGCCGCAATTATAACTGCGATTATTTCTATGGCGACAAGCCTTGGCTTGAAGACGATTGCCGAAGGTGTTGAAACAGTAGAGCAAAAACACTTTTTAACGGACCATGGGTGTGATGAAGTCCAAGGTTTCCTGTTGAGTCGTCCTCTTTCTTCTGACGCGATAGAAGAGATGTATCTATCATCAACAAACGACGCCTAA
- a CDS encoding bacteriohemerythrin, whose translation MDVIVWNKNFETGLAEVDQQHRHLVEITNRFGQILSDKNALCKEMEEIFTELVSYTQYHFSEEEHLMESTGIDSRHIAYHKNEHASFLQSVLHLYGESKLGRDTGKPLFEFLMNWLVYHILGSDRTFGEQVAFIQKGQAPQEAYENCEHQSDGAKGVLLEALNRLFHQVLSRNHALRELNQTLERRVDERTQELAEANQQLGDLAMTDFLTGLYNRRHALMSLETLWEEGKSKGDPLACIMVDADGFKEINDTYGHDAGDKVLCLLSRQLKEAVRTDDIVCRMGGDEFLILCPKTDIVGAMYVGELLHQAVCQLQYPLGNDLCQARASIGVAALTQHVKTIEDLLVAADKGLYEAKKAGKNCVKRFQG comes from the coding sequence ATGGATGTCATTGTCTGGAATAAAAATTTTGAAACAGGTCTTGCCGAGGTCGACCAGCAACATCGTCACCTAGTTGAAATTACCAATCGTTTTGGACAGATTCTCTCTGATAAGAATGCCCTGTGCAAAGAGATGGAAGAAATCTTTACAGAACTGGTGTCTTATACACAGTATCATTTTTCTGAAGAAGAACACTTGATGGAGTCGACTGGTATCGACTCTCGTCATATTGCCTACCATAAAAATGAACATGCCAGCTTTCTGCAGAGTGTTCTGCATCTCTACGGTGAAAGTAAACTGGGCCGCGATACGGGGAAGCCCTTATTCGAGTTTTTGATGAACTGGCTTGTTTACCACATTCTTGGTTCTGATCGAACTTTTGGTGAGCAAGTTGCTTTTATCCAAAAAGGGCAAGCACCTCAAGAGGCCTATGAAAATTGTGAACATCAGTCCGATGGGGCGAAGGGGGTCCTTCTTGAAGCGCTCAATCGCTTATTTCATCAGGTGCTCAGCCGTAATCATGCGTTGCGTGAGTTGAACCAAACCCTTGAGCGACGTGTTGATGAACGAACCCAAGAACTGGCTGAGGCCAATCAGCAGTTGGGAGATCTGGCCATGACAGATTTTTTGACGGGGCTTTATAATCGTCGTCATGCGTTGATGTCCCTTGAAACACTGTGGGAGGAGGGCAAGTCTAAGGGGGATCCATTGGCATGTATCATGGTGGATGCCGATGGGTTTAAGGAAATTAACGATACTTACGGCCATGATGCCGGAGATAAGGTGCTCTGCCTGTTGTCTCGTCAACTTAAAGAAGCGGTAAGAACAGATGATATTGTGTGCCGAATGGGAGGCGATGAATTTTTGATTCTTTGCCCGAAGACGGACATTGTGGGGGCAATGTACGTCGGTGAGTTATTGCATCAGGCTGTTTGCCAGTTGCAGTATCCTCTGGGAAACGATCTCTGTCAGGCCCGTGCGAGTATAGGAGTCGCGGCTTTGACGCAACATGTTAAAACCATTGAAGATCTGCTTGTGGCGGCAGACAAAGGTCTTTATGAGGCCAAAAAAGCCGGGAAAAACTGTGTAAAAAGATTTCAGGGATAA
- a CDS encoding EAL domain-containing protein encodes MTHRTSTKGLWLTLFILWTGLIFYFAWVEYRNQEQLIVGMAKAETLGSFNKDLVYRRWAAKQGGVYVPVSAYTPPNPYLDHVPNRDVVTTDGKHLTLVNPAYMTRQVHELGAVQYGAKGHITSLNPLRPENTPDDWERTCLEQFEENPHEIVSIQLIDDQEYLRMIRPMYTESMCLKCHGGQGYEEGDIRGGISVSIPLAPYREAQLNLFSKDMSHLFLLWCIGLVVLLVLRYQVQARLRREDEVKQELARSEEKYRVLFEESLIGIGVADIQTGELIECNKTLAQMVEREPGELIGQSQKILHPESEKDENSVVSKTFRKHLDETPGEVLKSRLITKSGQLKDVEIQANIVTFGDRSYVFGLFLDVTERNKFEHQNYRLLQAVDQSPVCLLMATCDGTPVYVNQAFTRRKGFSLEECKAPLNPINVFIRERVNALSSQGSNYTSTDPWIEERQARTKDGEVYWERISIAPAYDLNQKCSHFVFIGEDITEEKENALHFEYLATHDSLTGLANRLLLHDRLDQLVLKAKRSHSSVFVMLLDLDRFKVINDSLGHDCGDRLLQLVAERLLDAVRESDTVARLGGDEFVVVFQETDSLADALHVAELIHQKLSKPFNLDGRQLLVTASAGISCYPEHGISSLELIRHADVAMYKAKETQSDICVFELSMDQHLLQAMELEADLRQAITKNELQVYYQPKVDAGSEKIVGFEALLRWFSSDKGMISPGVFIPLAEQTGMILDIGLWVIEEVCRQLRQWGDQGYDVVPVAVNLSAKQFQSLDLPGQVSAIFDTYQIDSSWFEFELTESMIMQNPVSAIRIMEDLKKLGIRLAVDDFGTGYSSLNYLRRLPLDYLKIDRSFIDDVTMDFSADAVATSIIGIAKSLGMQTIAEGVETSAQLMFLRDNQCDFIQGFYFYKPMPAADISKQLIRC; translated from the coding sequence ATGACGCATAGAACGTCGACAAAGGGACTGTGGCTTACGCTCTTTATTTTATGGACAGGGCTCATCTTTTATTTTGCCTGGGTGGAGTATCGTAATCAGGAACAATTGATTGTTGGTATGGCCAAGGCTGAAACTCTGGGGAGCTTCAATAAAGATTTGGTTTATCGGCGCTGGGCGGCAAAGCAGGGAGGCGTTTATGTTCCTGTCAGTGCCTATACCCCGCCAAATCCTTATCTTGATCATGTCCCAAACCGTGATGTTGTCACTACTGATGGAAAACATCTTACGTTAGTTAATCCCGCTTATATGACCCGCCAAGTTCACGAACTTGGTGCCGTCCAATATGGTGCAAAAGGCCATATTACCAGCTTGAATCCACTTCGTCCTGAAAATACTCCTGATGATTGGGAGAGGACTTGTCTTGAACAGTTCGAAGAAAATCCACACGAGATTGTTTCAATTCAATTGATTGATGATCAGGAATACCTTCGGATGATTCGTCCCATGTATACAGAATCGATGTGCTTGAAGTGTCATGGTGGCCAAGGATATGAAGAGGGTGATATCCGTGGTGGAATCAGTGTTTCAATCCCTCTGGCACCCTATCGAGAAGCGCAGTTAAATCTATTCAGCAAAGACATGTCCCATCTTTTTTTATTGTGGTGCATTGGTTTGGTCGTTCTGTTAGTTCTTCGGTATCAGGTCCAAGCTCGGCTGCGTCGTGAGGATGAGGTGAAGCAAGAACTTGCTCGCTCGGAGGAAAAATACCGTGTTTTGTTTGAAGAATCCCTAATCGGGATCGGTGTAGCTGATATACAAACGGGAGAGCTTATCGAATGCAACAAGACATTGGCTCAGATGGTGGAGCGAGAGCCTGGAGAGCTGATTGGTCAGTCTCAAAAAATTCTTCATCCAGAATCTGAAAAAGACGAGAACTCTGTTGTCAGCAAGACATTCAGAAAACATCTTGACGAGACCCCTGGTGAGGTTCTCAAAAGCAGGTTAATTACAAAAAGTGGCCAACTTAAGGATGTTGAGATTCAGGCAAATATCGTGACATTTGGTGATCGAAGCTATGTGTTCGGTTTGTTTCTGGATGTGACGGAACGAAATAAGTTTGAGCACCAGAATTATCGTTTATTACAAGCCGTTGACCAAAGTCCCGTTTGCCTGCTAATGGCTACTTGCGATGGTACACCTGTTTATGTCAATCAGGCGTTTACTCGAAGAAAAGGGTTTTCACTCGAAGAGTGCAAGGCTCCTCTGAATCCCATTAATGTCTTTATTCGAGAGCGTGTTAACGCATTAAGTAGTCAAGGTAGTAATTATACATCCACAGATCCATGGATTGAAGAACGGCAGGCACGAACGAAAGATGGAGAGGTCTATTGGGAGCGTATTTCTATCGCTCCAGCGTACGACCTCAACCAGAAGTGTAGCCACTTTGTCTTTATCGGTGAAGACATTACCGAGGAGAAGGAGAATGCTCTTCATTTCGAATATCTGGCAACACACGACAGTTTAACCGGATTAGCGAACCGCTTATTGCTGCATGATCGTCTTGATCAATTAGTTTTAAAAGCCAAGCGGTCCCACTCTTCGGTATTTGTGATGTTGTTGGATCTTGATCGTTTTAAAGTTATTAATGACAGCCTTGGGCATGATTGTGGAGACCGGCTTCTTCAGCTTGTCGCAGAACGTTTATTGGATGCTGTTCGTGAATCCGATACTGTCGCCCGTCTTGGAGGGGATGAGTTTGTTGTCGTTTTTCAGGAAACGGACAGTCTGGCTGACGCACTACATGTTGCAGAGTTGATCCATCAGAAACTCTCCAAACCGTTTAATCTCGACGGAAGGCAACTTCTCGTTACCGCCAGTGCCGGTATCAGTTGCTACCCCGAGCACGGAATAAGCTCGTTGGAATTGATACGTCATGCTGATGTGGCTATGTATAAAGCTAAAGAAACTCAAAGTGATATTTGCGTTTTTGAGCTTTCGATGGATCAACATCTGCTTCAAGCTATGGAACTTGAAGCAGACTTGCGCCAAGCGATCACCAAGAATGAATTACAGGTTTATTATCAGCCTAAAGTCGATGCCGGCAGTGAAAAGATTGTTGGCTTTGAAGCGTTGTTACGCTGGTTCTCTTCAGATAAGGGGATGATTTCCCCTGGCGTATTCATCCCCCTAGCTGAACAAACCGGGATGATTCTTGATATCGGTTTGTGGGTCATCGAAGAGGTCTGTCGACAATTAAGGCAATGGGGTGATCAGGGGTATGATGTCGTTCCTGTTGCAGTCAACCTTTCGGCAAAGCAGTTTCAATCGTTGGACCTCCCTGGGCAGGTTTCAGCTATTTTTGATACCTATCAAATCGATTCTTCCTGGTTTGAATTTGAATTGACCGAGAGCATGATTATGCAAAATCCTGTTTCGGCGATCCGCATTATGGAAGATTTAAAAAAATTAGGTATCCGGCTTGCCGTGGACGATTTTGGCACTGGGTATTCTTCACTCAATTATCTTCGACGACTTCCCTTGGATTATTTGAAAATTGATCGTTCTTTTATTGATGATGTGACGATGGATTTTAGTGCGGATGCAGTAGCCACAAGTATTATTGGTATTGCTAAAAGCCTGGGTATGCAGACCATTGCAGAAGGAGTTGAGACCTCTGCTCAGTTGATGTTTTTGCGAGATAATCAATGTGATTTCATCCAAGGGTTTTATTTTTATAAACCAATGCCAGCTGCAGATATTTCTAAACAACTTATCCGTTGTTAA